In Juglans microcarpa x Juglans regia isolate MS1-56 chromosome 4S, Jm3101_v1.0, whole genome shotgun sequence, a single window of DNA contains:
- the LOC121262770 gene encoding probable E3 ubiquitin-protein ligase BAH1-like 1 — protein sequence MKFCKKYREYMQGLKEKIPVLSLKQLKKTLKKCRNDLQSENGINGVHYNQTCPDHCPVCDGTFFPSLLKEMSAVVGCFNERAQKLLELNLASGFRRYLIWFKGKLQNNHGTLIQEVKDLVTYALINAIAIRKILKKYDKIHYSKQGQTFKSQAQSMHIEILQSPWICELMAFHINLRKNKVETSKALALFEGCDLTFNDGKPSLNCELFDSVKVDIDLTCSICLDTVFDAVSLTCGHIFCYMCACSAATVTIVDGLKSAEPNAKCPLCREAGVYEGAVHLDELNILLSRSCSEYWEERLQSERAERIRQTKEHWENHCREFMGV from the exons ATGAAGTTTTGCAAGAAGTACCGGGAGTACATGCAAGGCCTAAAGGAAAAAATACCTGTGCTCAGCTTAAAGCAGCTAAAGAAGACATTGAAGAAGTGCCGGAACGATCTCCAGTCTGAGAACGGGATTAATGGGGTCCATTACAACCAAACATGCCCTGACCATTGCCCAG TCTGCGATGGAAccttctttccttctcttctcaaGGAAATGTCTGCAGTAGTAGGTTGCTTCAATGAGCGTGCGCAGAAATTGCTTGAGCTAAATCTTGCTTCTGGCTTTCGGAGGTACTTAATCTGGTTCAAAGGCAAGCTACAAAACAACCATGGTACCTTAATCCAAGAAGTAAAGGACCTTGTTACTTATGCACTGATCAATGCCATTgcaattagaaaaattctaaagaAATATGATAAG ATTCATTACTCTAAGCAAGGTCAGACTTTCAAGTCACAAGCCCAAAGCATGCATATTGAAATTCTTCAGAGTCCCTGGATCTGTGAGCTCATGGCTTTCCACATCAATTTAAGGAAAAACAAAGTTGAAACCAGCAAGGCACTGGCATTGTTTGAGGGCTGCGACCTCACATTCAATGATGGGAAACCATCACTTAATTGTGAGCTTTTTGATTCTGTCAAAGTTGATATCGACTTGACTTGTTCTATATGCTTG GATACAGTCTTTGATGCGGTTTCCCTCACTTGTGGCCATATATTCTGCTACATGTGCGCTTGCTCAGCTGCAACAGTGACTATTGTCGACGGACTAAAGTCAGCAGAGCCTAATGCCAAATGCCCTCTGTGCCGAGAG GCTGGAGTTTATGAAGGTGCTGTACATTTGGACGAACTTAATATTCTATTAAGCCGCAG CTGCAGTGAATACTGGGAGGAGCGGCTTCAGTCAGAAAGAGCAGAGAGGATTCGGCAAACAAAAGAGCACTGGGAGAACCATTGCCGGGAGTTTATGGGTGTCTAA
- the LOC121262037 gene encoding uncharacterized protein LOC121262037: MGLNMSQLHPAPTTLKGFIGDVVQPMGSMTLPVSVGTDPYLATTMTEFLVVRTQSSYNALIGRPMLNTLKAITSTYHLKMKFSTKAGIGEVHGKQALARECYVQELKRGERDVKMVEM, encoded by the coding sequence ATGGGATTAAATATGAGTCAACTTCACCCGGCACCAACCACATTGAAGGGATTTATAGGAGACGTAGTCCAACCCATGGGATCCATGACACTGCCTGTGTCAGTGGGAACTGATCCTTACCTTGCCACCACGATGACTGAGTTCTTGGTGGTCAGAACACAATCATCGTATAATGCACTTATAGGCCGGCCAATGTTGAACACCTTGAAAGCAATCACGTCCACTTACCAtctgaaaatgaagttttccacGAAAGCGGGAATTGGCGAGGTACACGGCAAACAGGCACTTGCCCGAGAGTGCTATGTGCAGGAACTAAAAAGAGGAGAGCGGGATGTAAAGATGGTAGAGATGTGA
- the LOC121262771 gene encoding nucleolar protein 16-like, with product MGGSRRKYKKSKPKVRVGLPRKNPNVFKPAFSLPPKLRSLLPQDPNWDGKASVIQNYKSFGVVSNPNFLGVRSRTSHIIETESLQVPHRSLEPEAAPMEHDSIASGSDLEEDDLKSALGKQRSDGKSAPPQPLTAMQCLHIGRLIEKYGDDFERMFMDTKLNSMQHSVATLEKLCKRYHMHKDRNPIIVSS from the exons atgggAGGGTCACGAAGAAAATACAAGAAGTCGAAACCGAAGGTGAGGGTTGGCCTACCAAGGAAAAACCCTAACGTATTCAAGCCGGCGTTCTCTCTTCCTCCGAAGCTCCGCTCCTTGCTTCCGCAAGACCCCAACTGGGACGGCAAGGCCAGCGTCATCCAAAATTACAAGTCCTTCGGCGTCGTATCCAATCCCAACTTTCTCGGCGTCCGATCCCGCACCTCTCACATCATCGAAACCGAATCTCTCCAGGTCCCCCACCGGTCCCTTGAACCCGAAGCCGCCCCCATGGAGCACGACTCTATCGCCTCTGGTAGCGATCTCGAAGAGGATG ATTTGAAATCAGCACTGGGAAAGCAGCGAAGTGATGGAAAATCTGCACCACCACAACCATTGACGGCCATGCAGTGTCTTCATATTGGTCGGTTGATTGAGAAATATGGAGATGATTTTGAG AGAATGTTCATGGATACAAAGCTAAATTCCATGCAGCATTCAGTTGCAACTCTGGAGAAACTTTGTAAAAGGTATCACATGCATAAAGATAGGAATCCCATAATAGTTTCCAGTTGA